In Chaetodon auriga isolate fChaAug3 chromosome 7, fChaAug3.hap1, whole genome shotgun sequence, a genomic segment contains:
- the tmem97 gene encoding sigma intracellular receptor 2, with the protein MAIRVLELIFFFYFASHIPVTLFIDLQALLPGYVFPQPLRDLLRWYAQEFKDPMMMDPPQWFKSFIYCEALFQMPFFPIAAYAFLKGGCKWIRTPAIVYSAHVATTLLPILGHILFYQFPVEPHPGPQTQQERWLLVSIYAPYLLVPLLLLFTMLLSSTYNSASTKYGHTSASTKKKN; encoded by the exons ATGGCTATCCGTGTGTTagagctgatttttttcttctattttgcCTCTCATATTCCCGTCACATTGTTTATTGACTTACAAGCCCTGCTTCCTGGATATGTGTTTCCTCAGCCG CTGAGGGATCTTCTGAGGTGGTATGCACAGGAGTTCAAAGACCCTATGATGATGGATCCTCCACAGTGGTTCAAGTCTTTCATTTACTGCGAAGCCTTGTTTCAAATGCCTTTCTTTCCCATAGCGGCTTATGCGTTCCTTAAAG GTGGCTGTAAGTGGATCAGGACTCCTGCCATCGTGTATTCCGCACACGTGGCCACCACTCTGCTCCCGATCCTAGGTCACATCCTTTTCTATCAGTTTCCCGTGGAGCCCCACCCTGGTCCCCAGACCCAGCAGGAGCGCTGGCTGCTGGTCTCCATATATGCTCCATACCTGCTGgtgcctttgctgctgctcttcaccatgctgctgtcctccacatACAACTCTGCCTCCACCAAGTATGGACACACATCAGCCAGCaccaagaagaagaactga